The sequence ATTTTCTTAAATATACAAAAAAAAGTATTCAATAAGTCAATTTTTGGAACCGCCCCTAAGTTATATTTAACCATGCCTCTACAAACGCAACATCACATTAAAAACGTTCTCATTACCGGTGGAACTGGTTTTATCGGCTCCAATATTGCCGAAGTTCTATTGAAAGAGGGCTGCCAGGTCCGCATACTAAGGCGGGAAAATTCAGACTTACGAGCTTTGAAAGGTTTGAACGTCGAACATTTTATCGGAGACATACTCGATAAAGATTCTTTAAGACAAGCGATGGAAGGATGCGATACGGTTTTTCATACAGCGGCAATCGTGGCTATGTGGCGGAAAAAAGGAACCGAACAAAGGGACGTGAACGTCCTCGGCACTAAAAACGTTGCCGAAGTCGCTCTCGAGTCTGGAGTGAAGAAATTTATCCACACAAGTTCAATCGCTGCTTTAGGATATCGGACCGACGGAAAATTATCCGATGAGACAACCGTTTTCAACTGGAACTCCAATCTCACATACAAATATTCCAAACATTTAGCCGAGCTTGAAATATTTAAAGCCATCGAGAAAGGACTACCCGCAGTGATCGTTAATCCTGCTATAGTAATCGGGCTGAAGGATTACCGCTTTCATGGCGGATCTTTGATTAGAAGAGTTAGCAGCGGCATGGTTCCTTTCTACATTGACGGCGGAATGAATATCGTTTACATAGATGATGTCGTTTTCGGGCACATTCAAGCTGCGAAGGTGGGAAAAATTGGGGAGAGGTATGTTTTA comes from Bacteroidota bacterium and encodes:
- a CDS encoding SDR family oxidoreductase, with translation IFLNIQKKVFNKSIFGTAPKLYLTMPLQTQHHIKNVLITGGTGFIGSNIAEVLLKEGCQVRILRRENSDLRALKGLNVEHFIGDILDKDSLRQAMEGCDTVFHTAAIVAMWRKKGTEQRDVNVLGTKNVAEVALESGVKKFIHTSSIAALGYRTDGKLSDETTVFNWNSNLTYKYSKHLAELEIFKAIEKGLPAVIVNPAIVIGLKDYRFHGGSLIRRVSSGMVPFYIDGGMNIVYIDDVVFGHIQAAKVGKIGERYVLGGSNLTIQEAFKQVAEVVGVSSPKFKAPTLLVKWAAKIFDSISSVTGNKPLISSDLIASIGINFWFSSEKAERELGYKITPFNEAVKKTYEWYKDEGLLE